A stretch of Vannielia litorea DNA encodes these proteins:
- a CDS encoding SAM-dependent methyltransferase has translation MAQPPKLTDRKALARNRARADRDALFLHVQAIDEIKERLNEVNRTFTRPCVVTGFPDLWGAAFPDARVIADEEVLGIEEGAHDLVIHGMALHWASDPVGQLVQARRGLVPDGLFIGAMLGGETLAGLRAALAEAEVAETGGLGPRVLPMGEIRDLGALLQRAGFALPVADALPLEVSYSCALALMRDLRAMGEANAMEARRRGPTRRGVILRAAATLDAAAGADGRIRAMFETVFLTGWSPGPDQPQPLRPGSALTRLADALGTEEHGEDGGKT, from the coding sequence ATGGCCCAGCCGCCCAAACTGACCGACCGCAAGGCCCTCGCCCGCAACCGCGCCCGAGCGGACCGCGATGCGCTGTTCCTGCACGTGCAGGCCATCGACGAGATCAAGGAAAGACTCAACGAGGTTAACAGAACCTTTACGCGGCCCTGCGTGGTAACCGGTTTTCCGGATCTCTGGGGTGCGGCCTTTCCCGATGCGCGGGTGATCGCGGACGAGGAGGTGCTGGGCATCGAAGAGGGCGCGCATGACCTGGTGATCCACGGCATGGCGCTGCACTGGGCGAGCGATCCGGTGGGGCAGCTGGTGCAGGCGCGGCGGGGGTTGGTGCCTGACGGGCTGTTCATTGGCGCAATGCTGGGTGGCGAGACCCTGGCCGGGCTCCGGGCCGCGCTGGCGGAGGCGGAGGTGGCCGAGACCGGCGGCCTTGGACCCCGCGTGCTGCCGATGGGCGAGATCAGGGACCTCGGCGCCTTGCTGCAACGGGCGGGGTTTGCCCTGCCGGTGGCCGATGCCCTGCCGCTGGAGGTCAGCTATTCGTGCGCGCTGGCGCTGATGCGCGACCTGCGCGCCATGGGTGAGGCCAACGCGATGGAAGCCCGGCGGCGGGGGCCAACGCGGCGCGGAGTGATCCTGCGGGCGGCCGCCACGCTGGACGCCGCGGCCGGGGCGGATGGGCGTATTCGGGCCATGTTCGAGACTGTCTTTCTCACCGGATGGTCGCCCGGCCCGGACCAGCCGCAACCGCTCAGGCCCGGATCCGCCCTGACCCGGCTGGCCGACGCGCTGGGCACGGAAGAACATGGCGAGGACGGTGGGAAGACGTGA
- the hemH gene encoding ferrochelatase, translating into MRGQPVSHLPPDHPPVKPRKIGVLIANLGTPDSPGYWDMRRYLNEFLSDKRVIDYPAWKWQPILQGIILTKRPFSSGKNYALIWDKAKDMSPLMVITMAQTEALRARLAQDYGEQVMVDFCMRYGNPSTESKVAEMVAAGCDRIVFFPLYPQYAGATTGTANDQFFRALMKEKWQPAVRTVPAYFDRPSYIEALAASVEEKMGDAELLVCSYHGMPKRYLMEGDPYHCQCQKTTRLLRERLGLPEEKIITTFQSQFGPEDWLRPYTVEEVAARAQAGVKRIAVVAPAFSADCIETLEEIEGEIRESFEHAGGESFTYIPCLNERPDHIEALADAVKENLAGWI; encoded by the coding sequence ATGCGAGGACAGCCCGTGAGCCATCTGCCACCCGACCATCCCCCCGTGAAGCCGCGCAAGATTGGCGTGCTGATCGCCAACCTCGGCACACCGGATTCGCCCGGCTACTGGGACATGCGGCGCTATCTCAACGAGTTTCTGAGCGACAAGCGGGTGATCGACTACCCGGCCTGGAAATGGCAGCCGATCCTGCAGGGGATCATCCTGACCAAGCGGCCCTTCTCCAGCGGCAAGAACTACGCGCTGATCTGGGACAAGGCGAAGGACATGTCGCCGCTGATGGTGATCACCATGGCCCAGACCGAGGCGCTGAGGGCCCGGCTGGCCCAGGACTACGGCGAGCAGGTGATGGTGGATTTCTGCATGCGCTACGGCAACCCCTCGACGGAGTCGAAGGTTGCCGAGATGGTGGCGGCGGGCTGTGACCGGATCGTGTTCTTTCCCCTCTACCCGCAATACGCCGGGGCGACCACGGGGACGGCGAATGACCAGTTCTTCCGGGCGCTGATGAAGGAGAAGTGGCAGCCGGCAGTGCGGACGGTGCCGGCCTATTTCGACCGGCCGAGCTACATCGAGGCGCTGGCCGCCTCGGTGGAGGAAAAGATGGGCGATGCGGAGCTGCTGGTGTGCAGCTACCACGGGATGCCGAAGCGCTACCTGATGGAGGGCGACCCCTACCACTGCCAGTGCCAGAAGACGACGCGGCTGCTGCGCGAGCGGCTCGGCCTGCCGGAAGAGAAGATCATCACCACCTTCCAGAGCCAGTTCGGGCCGGAAGACTGGCTGCGGCCCTACACGGTGGAGGAGGTCGCCGCGCGGGCGCAGGCCGGAGTGAAGAGGATCGCCGTGGTGGCCCCCGCCTTCAGCGCAGATTGCATCGAGACGCTGGAGGAGATCGAGGGGGAGATCCGCGAGAGCTTCGAGCACGCCGGGGGCGAGAGTTTTACCTACATCCCCTGCCTGAACGAACGGCCCGACCATATCGAGGCGCTGGCGGATGCGGTGAAGGAAAACCTGGCGGGGTGGATCTAG
- a CDS encoding L,D-transpeptidase has product MSDQFHTKLNRRAFLGATAAAAALPAAGWAEQLDPEALGTQEAVQRNISSFRALDWRPYFSSTRGGAILVDTTSRALHYWSSDQSVYRLYPSSVPITEDLTRRGRTTVARKVEGPSWSPTPAMKKRNPEWPDYIPPGPDNPLGTHALYLGWTYYRIHGTHDTRKIGRRSSNGCIGLYNEHIAELFRMVNVGAQVLLI; this is encoded by the coding sequence ATGTCCGATCAGTTTCACACCAAGTTGAACCGCCGTGCCTTTCTTGGCGCCACCGCCGCCGCCGCCGCCCTGCCCGCCGCCGGCTGGGCCGAGCAGCTCGATCCGGAGGCGCTGGGCACCCAGGAGGCGGTCCAGCGCAACATCTCCAGCTTCCGTGCGCTCGACTGGCGTCCCTATTTCAGCTCCACACGGGGCGGGGCGATCCTGGTCGATACCACATCGCGTGCGCTGCACTACTGGTCCTCCGACCAGTCGGTCTACAGGCTCTATCCCAGCTCGGTGCCGATCACAGAGGATCTCACCCGCCGCGGCCGCACCACCGTGGCCCGCAAGGTCGAGGGGCCGTCCTGGTCGCCGACCCCGGCGATGAAAAAGCGCAACCCCGAGTGGCCCGATTACATCCCGCCCGGTCCCGACAATCCGCTCGGCACCCACGCGCTCTACCTCGGCTGGACCTACTACCGCATCCACGGCACCCACGACACGCGCAAGATCGGCCGCCGCTCGTCCAACGGCTGCATCGGCCTCTACAACGAGCACATCGCCGAGCTGTTTCGCATGGTCAACGTCGGTGCGCAGGTGCTGTTGATCTGA
- a CDS encoding CAP domain-containing protein produces the protein MLRMISLIAVMALGLSACSPAVTTGVDGGVRVYNISARDANEIPYRVLDNVNQLRAARGVGQLALSSELNAAAATHARDMSVQNRPWHFGSDGSSPLDRVRRTGYAGQFLGENISETFESELETVAAWMEQPDTRDVILAPGARNLGFAWFQEPNGKIWWTLITGS, from the coding sequence ATGCTGCGGATGATTTCCTTGATTGCCGTGATGGCACTTGGCCTTTCGGCCTGTTCGCCCGCGGTGACCACCGGCGTGGACGGTGGCGTGCGCGTCTACAACATCAGTGCCCGCGATGCGAACGAGATCCCCTATCGCGTGCTCGACAACGTGAACCAGCTGCGGGCCGCGCGGGGCGTGGGCCAGCTTGCGCTCAGCTCGGAGCTGAACGCCGCTGCCGCGACCCACGCGCGCGACATGTCGGTGCAGAACCGGCCCTGGCACTTTGGCTCCGACGGCTCCAGCCCGCTCGATCGCGTGCGGCGCACCGGCTACGCGGGCCAGTTCCTGGGCGAGAACATCAGCGAGACCTTCGAGTCGGAGCTCGAGACGGTTGCCGCCTGGATGGAGCAGCCCGACACGCGCGACGTGATCCTGGCCCCCGGCGCGCGGAACCTGGGCTTTGCCTGGTTTCAGGAGCCGAATGGCAAGATCTGGTGGACGTTGATCACCGGCAGCTGA
- a CDS encoding L,D-transpeptidase family protein, whose protein sequence is MKLTRRAALFGATALALSGCSSKFKSYNGPEVTRIVVYKDRRRMYLLHHQEVLREYKIGLGFAPRGHKQFEGDGKTPEGRYFIDRRNPNSSFHLSLGISYPNEADRAFAKSQGKKPGGDIFIHGARESKRDRKGSDWTAGCIWVKNREMENIYAMVRDGTVIDIHP, encoded by the coding sequence ATCAAGCTGACACGGCGCGCCGCGCTCTTCGGCGCTACGGCATTGGCCCTCTCGGGCTGTTCGAGCAAATTCAAGAGTTACAACGGACCGGAGGTCACCCGCATCGTCGTCTACAAGGACCGGCGGCGCATGTATCTGCTGCATCATCAGGAAGTGCTGCGCGAATACAAGATCGGCCTCGGCTTCGCGCCGCGCGGGCACAAGCAGTTCGAGGGCGACGGCAAGACCCCGGAGGGCCGTTACTTCATCGACCGGCGCAACCCGAACTCCAGCTTCCACTTGTCGCTTGGGATTTCCTACCCCAACGAGGCCGACCGCGCGTTTGCCAAGTCGCAGGGCAAAAAGCCGGGCGGCGACATCTTCATCCACGGCGCCCGCGAAAGCAAACGCGACAGGAAGGGCAGCGATTGGACGGCGGGCTGCATCTGGGTGAAGAACCGCGAGATGGAGAACATCTATGCCATGGTCCGCGACGGCACGGTGATCGACATTCACCCCTGA
- a CDS encoding class I SAM-dependent RNA methyltransferase, whose protein sequence is MTEVVIERLNVRGEGVAEGVPPIPRVLPGEKVSVFAEKVQIGTPSEHRVSPPCRHYKACGACAMQHASDAFVAGWKSSVIAQGLAAQGLSTEIRPTLTSPPASRRRATLHGRRSKKGAMVGFMARASDLLIEVPDCQVLHPAILAALPALQALTRATATRTSGVDLAVTVSESGLDLRITNGRPAARALLAELAQLAGQQGLARLTYGDEPIATREPPVQRFGPARVVPPPGAFLQATAHGEATLLAAIQEALGPDQSLIADLFAGCGTFSLPLAARAEVEAFEGDAALTAALDAGWRSTGGTLRRTTARTRDLFRQPLLPDELARYSAVVIDPPRAGAEAQHRELAATTVPRIAAVSCNPVSFARDARILVEAGYALDWVQPVDQFRWSAHVELAAQFTRA, encoded by the coding sequence ATGACAGAGGTTGTGATCGAACGGCTGAACGTGCGTGGCGAGGGCGTGGCCGAGGGCGTGCCGCCCATTCCGCGCGTGCTGCCGGGTGAAAAAGTCTCTGTTTTCGCCGAAAAGGTTCAAATCGGCACCCCCTCGGAACATCGTGTCTCGCCACCCTGCCGCCACTACAAGGCCTGCGGCGCCTGCGCCATGCAGCACGCCTCCGATGCCTTCGTGGCCGGGTGGAAGAGCTCTGTCATCGCTCAGGGTCTCGCCGCCCAGGGCCTCTCCACAGAGATCCGCCCCACCCTCACCTCTCCCCCGGCCTCCCGCCGCCGCGCCACACTGCACGGGCGGCGCAGCAAGAAGGGCGCGATGGTCGGCTTCATGGCCCGCGCCTCCGACCTGCTGATCGAGGTGCCCGATTGTCAGGTGCTCCACCCGGCGATTCTCGCGGCCCTGCCCGCGCTCCAGGCCCTGACCCGCGCCACCGCCACCCGCACCAGCGGCGTGGATCTTGCCGTCACCGTTTCGGAGTCCGGCCTCGACCTGCGCATCACCAACGGTCGCCCCGCCGCCCGTGCGCTGCTGGCCGAGCTGGCGCAGCTCGCCGGCCAGCAGGGTCTTGCAAGGCTCACCTATGGCGACGAGCCCATTGCCACCCGCGAGCCGCCCGTCCAGCGCTTCGGACCCGCCCGCGTGGTGCCGCCGCCTGGTGCCTTCCTTCAGGCCACGGCGCATGGCGAGGCAACCCTGCTGGCCGCCATCCAAGAGGCTCTCGGGCCGGATCAGAGCCTGATTGCCGACCTCTTCGCCGGCTGCGGTACCTTCTCCCTGCCGCTCGCGGCGCGCGCCGAGGTGGAGGCCTTCGAGGGCGACGCGGCACTGACCGCCGCGCTCGATGCCGGCTGGCGCTCCACCGGCGGCACGCTGCGCCGGACCACCGCCCGGACCCGCGACCTCTTTCGCCAACCCCTGCTGCCCGATGAGCTTGCCCGCTATTCCGCCGTGGTCATCGACCCGCCCCGGGCGGGAGCCGAGGCGCAGCACCGCGAACTTGCCGCCACCACCGTGCCCCGCATCGCCGCCGTCTCCTGCAACCCGGTCAGCTTTGCCCGCGACGCCCGCATCCTTGTCGAGGCCGGCTATGCGCTCGACTGGGTGCAGCCCGTCGATCAGTTCCGCTGGTCGGCCCATGTGGAGTTGGCCGCGCAGTTCACGCGGGCGTGA
- a CDS encoding ABC transporter ATP-binding protein produces MQRLARRIPDLIDAFRPAEGAPPDRLMPFMRWSVRGAETPLIASGLLFTITGTLEVVTALLLGAIIDAALAAGPDAFFTTHLWLILGTLAFFIILRPACFLASAAANTLVIQPNVMPLVLSRLHRWTMGQAVQFFDNDFAGRIAQKQMQTARAITDVISEMANTVCFALASLVGAVLLLIGIDWRIALTLALWLVAYFWLIAWYMPRIRVRSKVRASTRAMVTGQVVDTITNIKTVKLFAHDAHEDRAALGAMSKFRDAVIHVGTLAAGFRGALMLLAGLLPAMLIGGTLLLWQSGSATAGDIAAAGTIAIRIAQMTGWVSHTLLGIYASIGEIEDGMRTLTPRHSVTDAPDARALEVPEGAIEFRDVEFTYGRARDGVQGVSLRIAPGERLGIVGASGAGKSTLVSLLLRLYDTEKGQILIDGQDISKVTQESLRRAISMVTQDTAMFNRSARDNLKYGLPDAPDDAMEEAARRAEAHEFVTGLEDFNNRTGYDAHLGERGVRLSGGQRQRVALARAILKNAPILVLDEATSALDSEVEAQIQGALDEVMEGKTVLAIAHRLSTIARMDRIVVLDDGRIVEEGTHEELVALGGRYAGFWHRQSGGFLDLTEAAE; encoded by the coding sequence ATGCAACGCCTCGCCCGCCGAATCCCCGACCTGATCGACGCCTTCCGCCCCGCCGAAGGCGCGCCGCCCGATCGCCTGATGCCCTTCATGCGCTGGTCGGTGCGCGGTGCCGAGACCCCGCTCATCGCCTCCGGCCTGCTCTTTACCATCACCGGCACCCTCGAGGTCGTCACCGCCCTGCTCCTCGGCGCGATCATCGACGCCGCCCTCGCCGCCGGGCCCGACGCCTTCTTCACCACCCATCTGTGGCTGATCCTCGGCACGCTGGCCTTCTTCATCATCCTCCGCCCGGCCTGCTTTCTGGCCTCCGCCGCCGCCAATACCCTGGTCATCCAGCCCAACGTCATGCCGCTGGTGCTCTCGCGCCTGCACCGCTGGACGATGGGCCAGGCGGTGCAGTTCTTCGACAACGACTTCGCCGGCCGCATCGCGCAAAAGCAGATGCAGACCGCCCGTGCCATCACCGATGTGATCTCGGAGATGGCCAATACCGTCTGTTTCGCCCTGGCCTCGCTCGTCGGTGCCGTGCTGCTGCTCATCGGCATCGACTGGCGCATCGCGCTCACCCTCGCCCTCTGGCTGGTGGCCTATTTCTGGCTGATTGCCTGGTACATGCCGCGCATCCGCGTGCGCTCCAAGGTGCGCGCCTCCACGCGAGCCATGGTCACCGGCCAGGTCGTCGACACGATCACCAACATCAAGACGGTCAAGCTCTTCGCTCACGACGCCCACGAGGACCGCGCCGCGCTGGGCGCGATGAGCAAGTTCCGCGACGCGGTGATCCATGTCGGCACCCTGGCCGCCGGTTTTCGCGGCGCGCTCATGCTGCTCGCCGGGCTCCTGCCCGCCATGCTCATCGGCGGCACCCTTCTGCTCTGGCAATCGGGCAGCGCCACGGCGGGCGACATCGCTGCCGCCGGCACCATCGCCATCCGCATCGCCCAGATGACCGGCTGGGTCAGCCACACGCTGCTTGGCATCTACGCCAGCATAGGCGAGATCGAAGACGGCATGCGCACGCTGACCCCGCGCCATTCTGTGACGGACGCGCCCGATGCGCGCGCCCTCGAAGTGCCCGAGGGCGCCATCGAGTTCCGCGACGTCGAGTTCACCTACGGCCGCGCGCGCGACGGGGTTCAGGGTGTCTCGCTCCGCATCGCGCCCGGCGAGCGGCTCGGCATCGTCGGGGCCTCCGGCGCGGGCAAGAGCACGCTGGTTTCGCTGCTGTTGCGTCTCTACGACACCGAAAAGGGGCAAATCCTGATCGACGGTCAGGATATCTCCAAGGTCACTCAGGAGAGCCTCCGCCGTGCCATCTCGATGGTCACGCAAGATACGGCCATGTTCAACCGCTCCGCCCGTGACAACCTCAAGTATGGCCTGCCCGACGCGCCCGACGACGCGATGGAAGAGGCCGCCCGCCGTGCCGAGGCGCATGAGTTCGTGACCGGGCTCGAGGATTTCAACAACCGCACCGGCTATGATGCCCACCTGGGCGAGCGCGGCGTGCGCCTCTCCGGCGGGCAGCGTCAGCGCGTGGCGCTGGCCCGCGCCATCCTCAAGAACGCCCCCATCCTTGTGCTCGACGAGGCTACCTCGGCGCTGGATTCCGAGGTCGAGGCCCAGATCCAGGGGGCGCTCGACGAGGTGATGGAGGGCAAGACCGTGCTCGCCATCGCCCACCGCCTCTCCACCATCGCCCGGATGGACAGGATCGTCGTGCTCGACGACGGCCGCATCGTCGAGGAGGGCACCCACGAGGAGCTGGTGGCGCTGGGCGGGCGGTACGCGGGCTTCTGGCACCGCCAGTCGGGCGGCTTCCTTGACCTGACCGAGGCTGCCGAGTAA
- a CDS encoding CCA tRNA nucleotidyltransferase, with the protein MTRIAAPWLSAPGPQRLCAALESAGHSALFVGGCVRNTLLGAPVADLDLATDARPEIVSDIAKSAGFRVIPTGIDHGTVTVLDGDEPIEVTTFRHDVSTDGRRATVAFANDVAEDAARRDFTMNALYCDARGALVDPLNGLPDLEARRLRFIGEPGERIAEDYLRILRFFRFTAWYADPAHGIDAEGLAACAAGVDGLARVSAERITAELLKLLAAPDPAPAVAAMAASGVLHHVLPGADAPTLARFLHVDPRPDAPARLAALGGTRDRLRLSRNEAKRIETLLTAAASGEPPLILGYRLGADDGLAATLLRAAQTETVPPQDAPEEARAGASRQFPVTAQDLMPEFTGAALGARLDTLQSRWIASGLSLTREELLNG; encoded by the coding sequence ATGACCCGCATCGCCGCCCCCTGGCTCTCCGCCCCCGGCCCCCAGCGGCTTTGTGCGGCGCTCGAGTCGGCGGGCCATTCCGCCCTCTTCGTCGGCGGCTGCGTGCGCAACACCCTGCTTGGCGCGCCGGTCGCCGATCTCGACCTCGCCACCGACGCGCGCCCTGAAATCGTCTCTGACATTGCCAAGAGCGCCGGTTTCCGCGTGATCCCCACAGGCATCGACCACGGCACCGTCACCGTGCTGGATGGCGACGAGCCGATCGAGGTCACGACCTTTCGGCACGATGTGTCCACCGACGGCCGCCGCGCCACCGTCGCCTTTGCCAACGATGTGGCCGAGGATGCCGCCCGCCGCGACTTCACCATGAACGCGCTCTACTGCGACGCGCGCGGTGCCCTGGTGGATCCGCTGAACGGCCTGCCGGATCTCGAGGCCCGACGCCTCCGTTTCATTGGCGAACCCGGCGAGAGGATCGCCGAGGATTACCTCCGCATCCTCCGGTTCTTCCGCTTCACCGCCTGGTATGCCGACCCCGCCCACGGGATCGACGCCGAAGGCCTCGCCGCCTGCGCCGCCGGGGTCGATGGCCTCGCCCGTGTCTCCGCCGAGCGCATCACGGCAGAGCTGCTCAAGCTCCTCGCCGCGCCCGACCCTGCCCCCGCCGTCGCCGCCATGGCCGCCTCGGGCGTGCTGCATCATGTCCTCCCCGGCGCCGATGCCCCCACCCTAGCCCGCTTCCTGCATGTCGATCCGCGCCCCGATGCTCCGGCACGTCTGGCCGCTCTGGGCGGCACCCGCGACCGGCTGCGCCTCTCGCGGAACGAGGCAAAGCGCATCGAGACCCTGCTCACCGCCGCTGCTTCCGGCGAGCCGCCGCTGATCCTCGGATATCGCCTTGGCGCCGATGACGGGCTCGCCGCCACCCTGCTGCGAGCCGCCCAAACAGAGACTGTTCCACCGCAAGACGCACCCGAAGAGGCCCGCGCCGGAGCCTCCCGCCAGTTCCCCGTCACGGCGCAAGACCTGATGCCCGAGTTCACCGGCGCCGCGCTGGGTGCCCGGCTCGATACGCTCCAGTCTCGCTGGATCGCCTCCGGCCTGAGCCTCACCCGCGAAGAGTTGCTCAACGGCTAG
- a CDS encoding CoA pyrophosphatase: MTDIEARLLAAIAAPGRPSSDYDLNPSHPSVRVKTREAGVLVPVWMTGPEPRLILTKRSSRLKHHPGQIAFPGGKVDPGDADAVAAALREAEEEIGLPRTRPRVLGTLPPHETVTGFSATPVVALIDGDFTPVPEAGEVEEVFTVPLAHVLDPARYIVQSRYWQGYDRRYFTVPWGPYYIWGATARMLRALADRMPA, from the coding sequence ATGACTGACATCGAGGCGCGGCTCCTCGCGGCCATCGCCGCGCCCGGCCGCCCGTCCTCGGACTACGACCTCAACCCGAGCCACCCTTCGGTCCGGGTCAAGACCCGCGAGGCCGGGGTGCTGGTGCCAGTCTGGATGACCGGCCCCGAGCCCCGGCTGATCCTCACCAAGCGCAGCTCCCGGCTCAAGCACCACCCGGGCCAGATCGCCTTTCCGGGCGGCAAGGTCGATCCGGGCGATGCCGATGCCGTGGCCGCTGCGCTTCGGGAGGCCGAGGAAGAAATCGGCCTGCCCCGGACCCGCCCCCGTGTTCTGGGCACCCTGCCGCCGCATGAAACAGTCACCGGTTTCTCCGCCACGCCCGTCGTCGCCCTGATCGACGGTGATTTCACCCCGGTGCCCGAGGCTGGCGAGGTCGAGGAGGTCTTCACCGTTCCCCTCGCCCATGTGCTCGACCCGGCCCGATACATCGTGCAGAGCCGCTACTGGCAGGGCTACGACCGGCGCTATTTCACCGTGCCCTGGGGTCCCTATTACATCTGGGGTGCCACGGCCCGGATGCTCCGCGCCCTGGCCGACCGGATGCCCGCATGA
- a CDS encoding Hsp33 family molecular chaperone HslO: MTLGAQIAWDDTVLPFQLDRSDVRGRVARLDGVLDEILAQHDYPDPIEQLVAEMALLTAMIGHTVKLRWKLSLQVRGDGPARLIATDYYAPEEEGGPARIRAYASFDRDRPLEGKPFELIGSGYFAILIDQGEGTTPYQGITPIDGGSLSACAETYFAQSEQLPTRFHLRYGRSLDADGTAGAWRAGGMMLQLMPEVSPLLKPADGEAPRLLQPSDMLDGDDEEDWNRANILLDTVEELELVGPTVQPTDLLVRLFHEEGPRVFDPQSIKFGCTCSEDRVRASLSIYSAREIATMTTEEGRVTADCQFCGAHYDLDPATLGFEAKDGDD; encoded by the coding sequence ATGACCCTCGGTGCACAGATCGCCTGGGACGACACCGTTCTGCCCTTCCAACTCGACCGTTCGGATGTCCGCGGTCGGGTCGCCCGGCTTGACGGCGTCCTGGATGAGATCCTCGCCCAGCACGACTACCCCGACCCCATCGAGCAGCTGGTGGCCGAAATGGCCCTGCTGACCGCGATGATCGGCCATACCGTCAAGCTCCGCTGGAAACTGTCGCTGCAAGTTCGCGGCGACGGCCCCGCCCGCCTCATCGCAACCGACTACTACGCCCCCGAAGAGGAGGGCGGCCCTGCCCGGATCCGGGCCTACGCCAGCTTCGATCGCGATCGTCCGCTCGAGGGCAAGCCGTTCGAGCTGATCGGGTCGGGCTACTTCGCCATCCTGATCGACCAAGGCGAGGGCACCACGCCGTACCAGGGCATCACGCCCATCGACGGCGGCTCCCTTTCAGCCTGCGCAGAAACCTATTTTGCCCAATCCGAGCAGCTTCCGACGCGCTTCCACCTGCGTTACGGCCGCTCGCTCGATGCCGATGGCACCGCTGGCGCCTGGCGCGCGGGCGGCATGATGCTTCAGCTCATGCCCGAGGTCTCGCCGCTTCTGAAGCCCGCAGATGGCGAGGCCCCGCGCCTGCTCCAGCCTTCCGACATGCTCGACGGCGATGACGAGGAAGACTGGAACCGTGCCAACATCCTGCTCGACACAGTCGAGGAGCTGGAGCTGGTCGGCCCCACCGTGCAGCCGACCGACCTGCTGGTGCGGCTCTTCCACGAGGAAGGCCCCCGCGTGTTCGATCCGCAGTCGATCAAGTTCGGCTGCACCTGCTCCGAGGATCGCGTGCGTGCGTCGCTCTCGATCTACTCGGCGAGGGAAATCGCCACCATGACCACCGAGGAGGGCCGGGTCACCGCCGATTGCCAGTTCTGCGGCGCGCATTACGATCTCGACCCGGCAACACTGGGGTTCGAGGCAAAGGATGGCGATGACTGA
- a CDS encoding NUDIX hydrolase: MIRRFGEPVESGRRYVRRPGIYALLVQGDAVLLTFQEEPKPEFQLPGGGIDPGEQPMAALHREVLEETGWRIAPLRRLGAFRRFTYMPEYDLWAEKLCTVVLARPVRRLGPPSEPGHSAVWLGAEEAPGLLGNQGDRHFAARHLLGAT, from the coding sequence GTGATCAGGCGATTCGGCGAACCGGTGGAGTCGGGGCGGCGCTACGTGCGGCGGCCCGGAATTTATGCGCTGTTGGTGCAGGGCGACGCGGTGCTGCTGACGTTTCAGGAGGAGCCGAAGCCGGAGTTCCAGCTGCCGGGCGGCGGAATCGACCCGGGCGAGCAGCCGATGGCCGCGCTGCACCGGGAGGTGCTGGAAGAGACCGGGTGGCGCATTGCGCCGCTGCGGCGACTCGGGGCCTTCAGGCGGTTTACCTACATGCCGGAATACGACCTTTGGGCCGAAAAGCTGTGCACCGTCGTGCTGGCCCGGCCGGTGCGACGCCTCGGGCCGCCAAGCGAGCCGGGACATTCGGCGGTGTGGCTGGGGGCCGAGGAGGCGCCGGGCCTGCTTGGCAACCAGGGTGACCGGCATTTTGCCGCACGGCACCTGTTGGGCGCCACCTAA